The following are from one region of the Planctomonas sp. JC2975 genome:
- a CDS encoding MarR family transcriptional regulator — protein sequence MERREVENTSGLQLLRWIGWAQRKAAEDWIRERDITFEQGFVLGYLEHEPGAIQRDIARMTRTTPASVSSMLQGLERRGYIERRTEEGNERSKRVYATPAGLELIAGFDEAMVAADETILAPLTAAEREQLTTMLKKITVALPEPERP from the coding sequence ATGGAAAGGCGAGAGGTCGAGAACACCAGCGGTCTTCAGCTGCTGCGTTGGATCGGCTGGGCTCAGCGCAAGGCAGCAGAGGACTGGATCCGCGAGCGCGACATCACGTTCGAGCAGGGATTCGTGCTCGGATACCTCGAGCACGAGCCCGGCGCCATCCAGCGCGACATCGCCAGGATGACCCGCACGACCCCGGCGAGCGTGTCCAGCATGCTGCAGGGGCTCGAACGCCGCGGATACATCGAACGTCGAACGGAGGAGGGCAATGAACGCAGCAAGCGCGTGTACGCCACCCCCGCGGGTCTGGAACTCATCGCCGGATTCGACGAGGCGATGGTCGCGGCGGACGAGACGATCCTCGCCCCGCTGACGGCCGCCGAGCGCGAGCAGCTCACCACGATGCTCAAGAAGATCACAGTGGCACTGCCGGAGCCCGAGCGGCCGTAA
- a CDS encoding MarR family winged helix-turn-helix transcriptional regulator, whose product MPEAAASDSAQAPASGTRFAGGPAESPGFLLWRVTGAWQRAMASALTPLGLTHVQFVLLACSWWLGREGATPNQAQVAAQAGADVKTASEVFGRLEAKGLVTRRPDPNDSRAKAVEVTVAGRELAGRAVSVVEDADARFFAGVDSVAAVSMLQRLAAGVGGA is encoded by the coding sequence ATGCCTGAGGCCGCGGCATCCGACAGCGCCCAAGCGCCGGCATCGGGCACACGATTCGCCGGCGGACCAGCCGAGAGCCCGGGTTTCCTGCTCTGGAGGGTGACGGGCGCGTGGCAGCGGGCGATGGCATCCGCTCTGACACCCCTCGGCCTCACGCACGTGCAGTTCGTGCTGCTCGCCTGCTCATGGTGGCTCGGCCGGGAGGGCGCCACGCCCAACCAGGCGCAGGTGGCGGCGCAGGCCGGAGCCGACGTGAAGACGGCGTCCGAGGTGTTCGGGCGGTTGGAGGCGAAGGGTCTCGTGACCCGGCGACCCGACCCGAACGACAGCAGGGCGAAGGCGGTCGAGGTCACGGTGGCGGGGCGTGAGCTGGCCGGCCGTGCCGTTTCCGTCGTGGAGGACGCCGACGCACGATTCTTCGCCGGCGTCGACAGCGTCGCCGCCGTGTCGATGCTCCAGCGGCTTGCCGCCGGCGTCGGGGGCGCATGA
- a CDS encoding MATE family efflux transporter: MSTTSIETAPTTDTVGSNRWYLSAAPIVRALIHLCVPMAAGMAVGAVYNVINAGFIGSLHDSVLLAAITFGTPLLGIIMAVGGVFGVGGGALISRLLGASENDPSKAGEIKHVSSFAVWGSVIAGAVVGAIGLLLLNPLVSLLGANAAAASATSAYVAVMLAFVPVLAATFCLEQLVRAEGAARQSMIGLIASTIANLVFDVLFILVLHWGVAGAALALGLSNVIAVVYYGAWLTKHSRHVSIAPRWFTLKASVLKPVFSIGAGELLQSAFLIVTSLVLNNLAAQYGNGPLAAMGVAVRIAQVPEFLVMGITIGVLPLLAYAFGKGDGKRLWSSVRSSAVAVGGIGAIFFVAVFLFRDQLFSVFSSDHSLLGIGVTIITAQLVAMIGNGFTGLITSLMQATGRGTAAIVLSMTQGVLFIPIVILGNLWFGLTGIIWALTVTEIVVLIVALVLWALNSRGIAKGLAEGSPERAEEALAMAEG; the protein is encoded by the coding sequence ATGAGCACCACAAGCATCGAAACCGCACCAACGACCGACACCGTCGGCTCGAACCGCTGGTACCTCTCCGCCGCGCCGATCGTGCGCGCACTCATCCATCTCTGCGTCCCGATGGCGGCCGGCATGGCCGTCGGCGCCGTGTACAACGTCATCAACGCCGGCTTCATCGGCTCGTTGCACGACTCCGTGCTGCTGGCCGCCATCACGTTCGGCACTCCGCTGCTCGGCATCATCATGGCCGTCGGCGGCGTCTTCGGCGTCGGTGGCGGTGCGCTGATCTCGCGGCTGCTCGGGGCATCCGAGAACGATCCATCCAAGGCGGGCGAGATCAAGCACGTCTCGTCGTTCGCCGTGTGGGGGTCCGTCATCGCGGGAGCCGTGGTCGGCGCCATCGGGCTGCTGCTGCTGAATCCGCTCGTCTCGCTGCTCGGGGCGAATGCCGCTGCCGCATCGGCCACCTCCGCCTACGTCGCCGTCATGCTCGCGTTCGTCCCGGTGCTGGCCGCCACGTTCTGCCTGGAGCAACTCGTGCGCGCCGAGGGCGCAGCGAGGCAGTCGATGATCGGCCTCATCGCATCGACCATCGCGAACCTCGTCTTCGATGTGCTCTTCATCCTCGTGCTGCACTGGGGCGTCGCAGGGGCTGCGCTCGCCCTCGGCCTCTCGAACGTCATCGCCGTCGTGTACTACGGGGCGTGGCTCACCAAGCACAGCCGGCACGTGAGCATCGCGCCGCGCTGGTTCACGCTCAAGGCGTCCGTGCTGAAGCCGGTGTTCAGCATCGGGGCAGGAGAGCTGCTGCAGTCCGCCTTCCTCATCGTCACGAGCCTGGTGCTCAACAACCTGGCGGCGCAGTACGGCAACGGTCCGCTGGCCGCCATGGGCGTGGCCGTCCGGATCGCCCAGGTGCCCGAGTTCCTCGTCATGGGCATCACGATCGGCGTGCTGCCGCTGCTCGCATACGCATTCGGCAAGGGCGACGGCAAGCGGCTGTGGTCATCGGTGCGATCGTCGGCCGTCGCCGTCGGAGGCATCGGAGCGATCTTCTTCGTCGCGGTGTTCCTGTTCCGCGACCAGTTGTTCTCCGTCTTCTCCTCGGATCACTCTCTGCTCGGCATCGGCGTCACCATCATCACGGCACAGCTCGTGGCGATGATCGGCAACGGATTCACCGGGCTCATCACCTCGCTCATGCAGGCCACCGGACGCGGCACAGCGGCGATCGTGCTGTCGATGACGCAGGGCGTGCTGTTCATCCCGATCGTCATCCTCGGCAACCTCTGGTTCGGACTGACCGGCATCATCTGGGCGCTCACGGTGACCGAGATCGTCGTGCTGATCGTCGCCCTGGTGCTGTGGGCGCTGAACTCGCGCGGTATCGCCAAGGGTCTCGCCGAGGGCAGCCCGGAGCGGGCGGAAGAGGCGCTGGCCATGGCAGAGGGCTGA
- a CDS encoding DEAD/DEAH box helicase, giving the protein MSGRSFSPGASGHDEHDDWRDQLLPLTLRSGQGRAAETLPLALLVEVRERTRRGGAGRWEHTGDTTKTATVASVGPFVVTVRPGVPGKRGGWVNAPITWGGLQYRTHELGLDPDQVRWFVEVDVLSRAEPGRYSSSDGSRLVLDEYASPLLWRMLADARARGIRIASAAKSGRVEVADRAELDIVATDTDDGGLLLQPRVRVDGVEAPSAVTVRPIGDHGLAIVDWTQAAPLVTLAPVDRPVSSRELAMLSEDPIVVPPDDLAEFTREVYPVLARSFPIERASTNRLPALEPPVFVLTVMFLSRQRVSLSFSWEYRTGERVDVVAMAQARADPMQRDTDAEAAIVRRVLQAIAEATDTAGAPADGTAASLADRTLTGIAAAEWVSTVLPSLEEHAGDGIRIEVVGDRVDYRELTETPELTVTTVPTDQRDWFDLGVMVTVAGRTIPFQPLFTALAGGRKKLLLVDHTYLSLNQPVFDRLKELLAEAEALAEWETGPRISRYQAALWADFEDLADEALPAVEWRETVAGLLALAAPAESRAADEAGFVEREPLPEGLTAELRPYQRDGYDWLVFLWRHGLGGVLADDMGLGKTVQTLALIAHAVERSRVPEDLGGRIPASAGAPFLVVAPASVVANWESEAARFTPGLRVASVTATRRKERTSLADVIADADIVLTTYTVFRLDHEQFAALKWSGLVLDEAQFVKNHASQTHRHARELDAPFRLAVTGTPLENNLLELWAMLSIVAPGLFPSRRRFEEEYVKPIAAAASPAHGTDTAHGAARLSRLRRRIRPLMLRRTKDVVAPELPDKQEQVLSIPLDPAHRRIYDTWLQRERTKLLGLLADMDRQRFIVYRSITLLRMLAVDASLIDPEYADVPSAKLDALVDQLGDVVAEGHRALAFSQFTSYLRKVAARLDHEGIPYVYLDGSTRRRPEVIRRFREGDAPVFLISLKAGGFGLTLTEADYVFLLDPWWNPAAEAQAVDRTHRIGQTKRVMVYRMVASDTIEEKVMQLGRAKAELFDAVLEGDGTFSSALSADDIRALLD; this is encoded by the coding sequence GTGTCCGGCCGCTCGTTCTCCCCTGGTGCATCCGGGCACGACGAGCACGACGACTGGCGGGACCAGCTCCTTCCGCTGACCCTCCGAAGCGGTCAGGGCCGCGCGGCGGAGACGCTGCCGCTGGCTCTCCTCGTCGAGGTGCGCGAGCGCACACGACGTGGCGGAGCCGGGCGATGGGAGCACACAGGGGACACGACGAAGACGGCGACGGTGGCATCCGTCGGTCCGTTCGTCGTCACCGTGCGTCCCGGCGTGCCCGGCAAGCGCGGCGGATGGGTGAACGCACCCATCACCTGGGGCGGTCTGCAGTACCGCACGCACGAGCTCGGACTGGATCCGGATCAGGTGCGCTGGTTCGTCGAAGTCGACGTGCTCTCCCGGGCGGAGCCCGGACGGTACTCGAGCAGCGACGGCTCGAGGCTCGTGCTCGACGAGTACGCCAGCCCCCTGCTCTGGCGCATGCTCGCGGATGCCCGTGCCCGCGGCATCCGCATCGCCTCCGCGGCCAAGAGCGGTCGCGTCGAGGTGGCCGATCGTGCCGAGCTCGACATCGTGGCGACCGACACCGACGACGGCGGACTGCTGCTGCAACCGCGGGTTCGCGTCGACGGCGTCGAGGCTCCGTCGGCAGTGACGGTGCGGCCGATCGGCGATCACGGGCTTGCGATCGTCGACTGGACGCAGGCAGCACCGCTCGTCACGCTCGCGCCGGTTGATCGGCCCGTGTCGTCCCGTGAACTCGCGATGCTCAGCGAGGATCCGATCGTCGTGCCGCCGGATGACCTCGCGGAGTTCACGCGCGAGGTGTATCCCGTGCTGGCGCGGTCCTTCCCCATTGAGCGGGCGTCGACGAATCGGCTCCCGGCGCTGGAGCCGCCGGTCTTCGTGCTGACCGTCATGTTCCTGTCGCGGCAGCGGGTGTCGCTGTCGTTCTCCTGGGAGTACCGAACGGGTGAGCGCGTCGACGTGGTGGCGATGGCGCAGGCACGCGCAGATCCGATGCAGCGCGACACGGATGCCGAGGCGGCGATCGTCCGTCGCGTGCTGCAGGCGATCGCGGAGGCGACGGATACCGCAGGTGCCCCCGCGGACGGCACTGCGGCGAGCCTCGCGGACCGCACGTTGACCGGCATCGCGGCGGCCGAGTGGGTTTCGACGGTGCTGCCGTCGCTGGAGGAGCACGCAGGGGACGGCATCCGCATCGAGGTCGTCGGCGATCGCGTCGACTACCGCGAGCTCACCGAGACTCCCGAGCTCACCGTCACGACGGTGCCGACGGATCAGCGCGACTGGTTCGATCTCGGAGTGATGGTCACCGTTGCCGGCCGCACGATCCCCTTCCAGCCGCTCTTCACCGCGCTGGCCGGCGGCCGCAAGAAGCTGCTGCTCGTCGACCACACCTACCTTTCGCTGAACCAGCCGGTGTTCGACCGGTTGAAGGAACTGCTCGCCGAGGCGGAGGCGCTCGCCGAGTGGGAGACGGGTCCGCGGATCAGCCGCTACCAGGCTGCGCTTTGGGCCGACTTCGAGGACCTCGCCGACGAGGCTCTGCCCGCCGTCGAGTGGCGCGAGACGGTGGCGGGGCTGCTGGCGCTGGCCGCACCGGCGGAGTCGCGTGCGGCTGACGAGGCTGGGTTCGTCGAGCGGGAGCCGTTGCCCGAGGGCCTCACCGCCGAGCTGCGTCCCTACCAGCGCGATGGCTACGACTGGCTCGTGTTTCTCTGGCGGCACGGCCTCGGCGGTGTCCTCGCCGACGACATGGGGCTCGGCAAGACGGTGCAGACGCTCGCGTTGATCGCTCACGCGGTCGAGCGGTCTCGGGTCCCGGAGGATCTCGGGGGCCGGATTCCCGCGAGTGCGGGGGCGCCATTTCTCGTGGTCGCCCCGGCATCGGTGGTGGCCAACTGGGAGAGCGAGGCGGCGAGGTTCACCCCCGGGCTGCGGGTGGCATCCGTCACGGCGACGCGTCGCAAGGAGCGCACGAGCCTCGCGGATGTCATCGCCGACGCCGACATCGTGCTCACGACGTACACGGTGTTCCGGCTCGATCACGAGCAGTTCGCGGCGCTGAAGTGGTCGGGGCTGGTGCTCGACGAGGCGCAGTTCGTGAAGAACCACGCGTCGCAGACCCACCGCCATGCACGCGAGCTCGATGCCCCGTTCCGCCTCGCCGTGACCGGAACGCCGCTCGAGAACAACCTGCTCGAACTCTGGGCGATGCTCTCGATCGTGGCTCCCGGACTGTTCCCGTCCCGGCGCCGATTCGAGGAGGAGTACGTCAAACCCATCGCGGCAGCCGCGAGCCCGGCGCACGGAACAGACACCGCGCACGGTGCCGCGCGACTCTCCCGCTTGCGCCGGCGCATCCGTCCGCTCATGCTGCGGCGCACGAAAGACGTGGTGGCACCCGAGCTGCCTGACAAGCAGGAGCAGGTGCTCAGCATCCCGCTCGACCCGGCGCATCGACGGATCTACGACACCTGGCTGCAGCGGGAGCGCACCAAGCTGCTCGGCCTGCTCGCCGACATGGACCGCCAGCGCTTCATCGTCTACCGGTCCATCACCCTGCTGCGGATGCTCGCGGTCGACGCGTCGCTCATCGACCCCGAGTATGCCGATGTGCCATCAGCCAAGCTCGACGCCCTGGTCGACCAGCTCGGCGATGTGGTAGCCGAGGGACATCGAGCGCTGGCGTTCAGCCAGTTCACCTCGTATCTGCGCAAGGTGGCGGCGCGACTGGATCACGAAGGGATCCCGTACGTCTACCTCGACGGATCGACGCGGCGTCGGCCCGAGGTGATCCGCCGATTCCGGGAGGGAGACGCGCCCGTCTTCCTGATCAGCCTGAAGGCGGGCGGATTCGGGCTCACCCTCACCGAGGCGGACTACGTGTTCCTGCTCGACCCGTGGTGGAACCCGGCGGCCGAGGCCCAGGCCGTCGACCGCACGCACCGCATCGGGCAGACGAAACGGGTCATGGTGTACCGGATGGTGGCATCCGACACGATCGAGGAGAAGGTGATGCAGCTCGGTCGAGCCAAGGCCGAACTGTTCGATGCCGTGCTCGAGGGGGACGGCACGTTCTCGTCGGCGCTGTCGGCCGACGACATCCGCGCACTGCTCGACTGA
- a CDS encoding polyketide cyclase: MWSTEYTEETELAPARVWAALRALHEGRFTYEGGDDYVLHGPFAVGTRLSVTPDGQETFDSTIVELIEGSAYADETIYGDLTLRFRHLLEPVGTGTRVTHRLEIDGEPSDEVGPQLGPQIAGDFPEVMRHLFIAAASNDAWDPEDADA; this comes from the coding sequence ATGTGGAGCACCGAATACACGGAAGAGACCGAGCTTGCACCCGCACGCGTGTGGGCTGCACTTCGTGCGCTGCACGAGGGCCGGTTCACCTACGAGGGCGGCGACGATTACGTGCTGCACGGTCCGTTCGCGGTCGGCACCCGGCTGTCGGTCACCCCTGACGGGCAGGAGACTTTCGACTCGACGATCGTGGAGCTGATCGAAGGATCCGCGTACGCCGACGAGACCATCTACGGTGACCTCACGCTGCGGTTCCGGCACCTCCTCGAGCCGGTCGGCACGGGGACCCGGGTGACGCACCGCCTCGAGATCGACGGCGAGCCGTCCGATGAGGTGGGTCCGCAACTCGGGCCGCAGATCGCCGGTGACTTCCCCGAGGTCATGCGGCACCTGTTCATCGCGGCGGCGTCGAACGACGCATGGGACCCGGAGGATGCCGATGCCTGA
- a CDS encoding TetR/AcrR family transcriptional regulator has protein sequence MSEAKTRLLETASRLFYAEGLHAVGIDRVVAEAQVTRATLYRHFPSKDDLLVAYLTQADEAIRARAAEAQSSGADADDVIRTIAESIADDIGSPGFRGCAFLNAAAEYPDPKHPVHKAVLAHRQWFLKTMTGLFATTGKTDAEPAARHFVMLRDGAMAAGCLADPKPICATFLRGVEGLLTYRSGLESDADLS, from the coding sequence ATGTCGGAGGCGAAGACTCGACTTCTGGAAACGGCCTCGCGGCTCTTCTACGCCGAGGGCCTGCATGCCGTCGGCATCGATCGGGTCGTCGCGGAAGCGCAGGTCACCCGTGCAACGCTCTATCGGCACTTCCCGAGCAAGGACGACCTCCTCGTCGCCTATCTGACCCAGGCCGATGAGGCGATCCGCGCCCGCGCGGCGGAGGCGCAATCCTCGGGCGCAGACGCCGATGACGTGATTCGGACCATCGCCGAGTCGATCGCCGATGACATCGGCAGTCCGGGTTTCCGAGGATGCGCCTTCCTCAACGCCGCCGCGGAGTACCCCGACCCGAAGCATCCGGTGCACAAGGCGGTTCTGGCGCACCGGCAATGGTTCCTGAAGACCATGACCGGACTCTTCGCCACGACAGGGAAGACGGACGCCGAACCCGCGGCACGGCACTTCGTCATGCTGCGCGACGGCGCCATGGCTGCCGGCTGCCTCGCCGATCCGAAGCCCATCTGCGCGACCTTCCTTCGCGGGGTCGAAGGTCTGCTCACGTATCGCAGTGGCCTGGAGTCCGACGCGGATCTGTCCTGA
- a CDS encoding VOC family protein, with protein sequence MPATGPDFISLQVRDLDASQAFYETYLGLVRSPAGPPHAVVFGTKPIAFALRDILPGTELASAPQPGIGVAIWLHATEVQSIHDALAADGRTIVAPPIDGPFGRTFTFADLDGYHVTLHDRA encoded by the coding sequence ATGCCTGCCACCGGCCCCGACTTCATCTCCCTCCAGGTGCGCGATCTCGATGCGTCCCAGGCGTTCTACGAGACCTATCTCGGCCTCGTTCGCTCTCCGGCCGGCCCACCGCACGCCGTCGTCTTCGGCACGAAGCCGATCGCGTTCGCGCTGCGAGACATCCTGCCGGGCACCGAGCTCGCATCCGCCCCGCAGCCCGGCATCGGTGTCGCGATCTGGCTTCACGCCACCGAGGTGCAATCCATTCATGACGCTCTCGCCGCGGACGGGCGCACCATCGTCGCCCCGCCGATCGATGGCCCCTTCGGACGCACGTTCACCTTCGCCGACCTCGACGGCTACCACGTCACCCTCCACGACCGCGCCTGA
- a CDS encoding zinc-binding dehydrogenase: MIGLSAAGELAAGEIVLVQGGTGVAGRLAIRIARLLGAGRIVATGRDDAALDELHDLGADATISTAVDDDALVKAFAEAAGNGYDVIVDYLWGRPTELLIRALTPTSFALGSPTRLVQVGESAGHDLRLPADALRTSGLELYGAGRNAATGMAAAYQRVVEWIRNGQLTIPVETMPLSNIAEAWARTDLRGRRLVIVPD, from the coding sequence ATGATCGGCCTGAGCGCCGCCGGAGAGCTCGCGGCGGGCGAGATCGTGCTGGTGCAGGGCGGCACCGGTGTCGCCGGGCGGCTCGCGATCCGGATCGCGCGGCTCCTCGGCGCCGGACGCATCGTCGCCACCGGCCGCGACGACGCCGCGCTGGACGAACTGCACGACCTGGGCGCCGACGCCACGATCTCCACGGCCGTCGACGACGACGCGCTGGTCAAGGCCTTCGCCGAGGCCGCCGGCAACGGTTACGACGTCATCGTCGACTATCTCTGGGGACGTCCTACCGAGCTGCTCATCCGCGCCCTCACCCCCACGAGCTTCGCGCTGGGCTCGCCGACGCGGCTCGTGCAGGTCGGCGAATCAGCCGGCCACGACCTTCGGCTGCCCGCGGATGCCCTGCGGACCTCCGGCCTCGAGCTCTACGGCGCTGGACGCAACGCGGCCACCGGCATGGCCGCCGCCTACCAGCGGGTCGTGGAGTGGATCCGCAACGGTCAGCTGACCATCCCCGTCGAGACGATGCCACTCAGCAACATCGCCGAGGCCTGGGCTCGCACTGACCTCCGCGGGAGGCGACTGGTCATCGTCCCCGACTGA
- a CDS encoding MarR family transcriptional regulator, whose protein sequence is MSQGGAGIDLETSLGYLLKEASSALRAAMEAALRPLGLTVTQYSCLELLAQRPGLSNSQLARGTFVTRQSMNVLLQAFERDGYVTRPSEAPVGKALPARLTPRGRRSLEKATVVVRSVELRMLNGLTQDDQSHAFRLLRSMVRSLRAENV, encoded by the coding sequence ATGAGTCAAGGTGGGGCCGGAATCGATCTCGAGACCTCGTTGGGCTATCTGCTCAAGGAGGCGTCAAGCGCACTTCGAGCGGCCATGGAGGCGGCACTGCGGCCGCTGGGGCTGACCGTAACGCAGTATTCATGTCTCGAACTGCTCGCCCAGCGGCCCGGCCTGTCGAATTCGCAGCTGGCGAGAGGGACTTTCGTCACGCGCCAGTCGATGAACGTGCTGCTGCAGGCGTTCGAACGGGATGGCTACGTGACCAGACCGTCGGAGGCTCCGGTCGGCAAGGCCCTTCCCGCTCGGCTCACGCCACGTGGTCGGCGCAGTCTCGAGAAGGCGACAGTCGTGGTCAGATCCGTTGAGCTCCGCATGCTGAACGGCCTGACGCAGGACGACCAGTCGCATGCCTTCCGCCTTCTGCGGAGCATGGTCCGCTCCCTGCGCGCCGAGAACGTCTAG
- a CDS encoding TetR/AcrR family transcriptional regulator C-terminal domain-containing protein, translating to MPLNRDRVLEEALRLVDDDGLDALSLRTLASRLEVQAPTLYWHVKNKSELLDGLADAIMDEAIAAVPHPDAGGEGDGRTWYLDALTALRATLLRHTDGARIISGARYSLRRGDFSETAMASLVQWGMDAQDARLLVLVGERFTVGWVLEEQSPQPDGPAPSVDEVRRRFPVISKAIGDYFIGTGRTADDLFCDAARIVLHLPATPRG from the coding sequence GTGCCCCTGAATCGCGATCGTGTGCTCGAGGAAGCGCTTCGGCTCGTCGACGACGACGGACTCGACGCGCTGAGCCTCCGAACTCTCGCCTCCCGCCTCGAGGTGCAGGCGCCCACCCTGTACTGGCACGTGAAGAACAAGTCGGAGCTGCTCGACGGCCTCGCGGACGCGATCATGGACGAGGCGATCGCAGCGGTGCCGCATCCGGACGCCGGCGGCGAAGGCGATGGACGCACGTGGTACCTCGATGCGCTCACCGCGTTGCGCGCGACTCTCCTGCGGCACACCGACGGCGCGCGCATCATCTCGGGGGCCCGATACTCGCTGCGGCGCGGTGACTTCTCCGAGACGGCGATGGCGTCGCTCGTTCAGTGGGGCATGGACGCCCAGGATGCTCGCCTCCTCGTCCTCGTCGGCGAGCGCTTCACGGTCGGCTGGGTCCTCGAGGAGCAATCGCCGCAGCCAGACGGCCCTGCGCCATCGGTGGACGAGGTCCGGCGCCGATTCCCCGTCATCTCCAAGGCGATCGGCGACTACTTCATCGGAACCGGGCGCACTGCGGATGACCTCTTCTGCGACGCCGCGCGCATCGTGCTGCACCTTCCTGCGACGCCGCGGGGCTGA